From Orcinus orca chromosome 3, mOrcOrc1.1, whole genome shotgun sequence, a single genomic window includes:
- the DUSP1 gene encoding dual specificity protein phosphatase 1: protein MVMEVGSLDAGGLRTLLRERAAQCLLLDCRSFFAFNAGHIVGSVNVRFSTIVRRRAKGAMGLEHIVPNAELRGRLLAGAYQAVVLLDERSAALDCAKRDGTLALAAGALCREARGAQIFLLKGGYEAFSASCPELCSKQSTPMGLSLPLSTSVPDSTESGCSSCSTPLYDQGGPVEILPFLYLGSAYHASRKDMLDALGITALINVSANCPNHFEGHYQYKSIPVEDSHKADISSWFNEAIDFIDSIKNAGGRVFVHCQAGISRSATICLAYLMRTNRVKLDEAFEFVKQRRSIISPNFSFMGQLLQFESQVLAPHCSAEAGSPAMAVLDCGTSTTTVFNFPVSIPVHPTNSALSYLQSPITTSPSC from the exons ATGGTCATGGAAGTGGGCTCCCTGGACGCCGGAGGCCTGCGGACGCTGCTGCGGGAGCGCGCGGCGCAGTGCTTGCTGTTGGACTGTCGTTCCTTCTTCGCTTTCAACGCCGGCCACATCGTCGGCTCGGTCAACGTGCGCTTCAGCACCATTGTGCGGCGCCGGGCCAAGGGCGCCATGGGCCTGGAGCACATCGTGCCCAACGCCGAGCTGCGCGGCCGCCTGCTGGCCGGCGCCTACCAAGCCGTGGTGCTGCTGGACGAGCGCAGCGCCGCCCTGGACTGCGCCAAGCGCGACGGCACCCTGGCTCTGGCCGCCGGAGCGCTCTGCCGCGAGGCGCGCGGTGCGCAAATCTTCTTGCTCAAAG GAGGATATGAAGCTTTTTCTGCTTCCTGCCCGGAGCTGTGCAGCAAACAGTCGACCCCCATGGGGCTCAGCCTTCCCCTGAGTACTAGCGTCCCCGACAGCACCGAATCCGGGTGCAGTTCCTGCAGCACCCCACTCTACGACCAG GGTGGCCCAGTGGAGATCCTGCCTTTTTTGTACCTGGGCAGTGCCTATCATGCTTCTCGCAAGGATATGCTGGATGCCTTGGGCATCACTGCCTTGATCAACGTCTCAGCCAACTGTCCCAACCATTTTGAGGGTCACTACCAGTACAAGAGCATCCCTGTGGAGGACAGCCACAAGGCGGACATCAGCTCCTGGTTCAACGAGGCAATTGACTTCATAG ATTCCATCAAGAACGCTGGTGGAAGGGTGTTTGTCCACTGCCAGGCGGGCATTTCCCGATCAGCCACCATCTGCCTCGCTTACCTCATGAGGACTAATCGAGTCAAGCTGGATGAGGCCTTTGAGTTTGTGAAGCAGAGGAGGAGCATCATCTCCCCCAACTTCAGCTTCATGGGCCAGCTGCTGCAGTTTGAGTCCCAGGTCCTGGCCCCGCACTGCTCGGCAGAGGCGGGGAGTCCCGCCATGGCTGTGCTCGACTGCGGCACTTCCACCACCACCGTCTTCAACTTCCCGGTCTCCATCCCCGTCCACCCCACGAACAGTGCATTGAGCTACCTTCAGAGCCCCATTACAACTTCTCCCAGCTGCTGA